In Lachnospiraceae bacterium, one DNA window encodes the following:
- a CDS encoding polysaccharide deacetylase — protein sequence MSNLNFRKQRNHRGFFFRLSRHLPTFILLLVIALLLGGGIFAFSHFVLKQKPGSLPASATASEANRKPDKDKPSTAQEPDPIDTLIAQADRLAKGYDYDKAMELLQQDASLAADSRIEEAVSTYQSEKDALVPADVKNVTHVFFHSLIMDTAKAFDGDSRSGGYNSVMTTKDEFLKILDALYNDGYVLVRIHDIAYETSDENGNPVFTWGNIMLPEGKKPIVMSQDDVCYYPYMDGDGFASKIIIGEDGRPSCEMKMEDGTVSAGSYDLVPILNDFIDEHPDFSYKGAKAIIALTGYEGIFGYRTASSYSESPDYEREREQAAKVAQCLRDDGWELASHSWGHLWMGVSGNPEKPYKISDERFYTDTDKWENEVKSLIGPTDIYIYPNGNDIADWHPYTEENYRYQYLASKGFRYFCNVDASKPAWIQMGHDYLRMARRNLDGYRLYEDMIQEDPAKKRLSDLFDSSQIFDTSRPTPVTWNYGQTQNETPANETTAAQQ from the coding sequence ATGAGCAATTTAAATTTCCGGAAGCAGCGCAACCACAGAGGATTTTTCTTCCGCCTGTCCCGTCACCTTCCTACCTTTATATTACTTTTAGTCATCGCCCTTCTGCTTGGGGGCGGTATTTTTGCCTTTTCGCACTTTGTTTTAAAACAGAAGCCCGGATCATTGCCAGCTTCGGCCACTGCCTCTGAGGCAAACCGCAAACCAGATAAGGACAAGCCTTCCACTGCACAAGAACCAGATCCCATTGACACATTGATCGCACAGGCAGATCGTCTGGCCAAAGGATACGATTATGACAAGGCCATGGAACTTTTGCAGCAGGATGCTTCTCTTGCAGCTGACTCCCGTATAGAGGAAGCAGTTTCCACTTATCAGTCTGAAAAGGATGCCCTGGTTCCAGCTGATGTAAAAAATGTGACCCATGTATTTTTCCACTCTCTGATCATGGATACAGCAAAAGCTTTTGATGGAGATTCCCGTTCAGGGGGATATAACTCCGTTATGACCACAAAAGATGAATTTTTAAAGATCTTAGATGCCCTTTACAATGACGGCTACGTTCTGGTGCGCATCCATGATATTGCCTATGAAACCAGCGATGAAAATGGAAATCCTGTATTCACCTGGGGAAATATCATGCTTCCGGAAGGAAAGAAGCCTATTGTCATGTCCCAGGATGATGTGTGCTACTACCCATATATGGACGGAGATGGCTTTGCAAGCAAGATCATCATTGGTGAGGACGGACGGCCTTCCTGTGAAATGAAAATGGAGGACGGAACAGTTTCTGCCGGCTCTTATGATCTGGTTCCGATTTTAAATGACTTTATTGATGAACATCCGGATTTCTCCTATAAAGGAGCCAAAGCTATTATCGCCCTTACTGGTTATGAGGGCATCTTTGGCTACCGCACTGCTTCTTCCTACAGCGAAAGCCCGGATTATGAAAGGGAACGGGAACAGGCTGCTAAAGTAGCACAGTGTCTGCGGGATGACGGCTGGGAACTGGCAAGCCATAGCTGGGGGCATTTATGGATGGGCGTTTCCGGAAACCCTGAAAAGCCTTACAAAATCAGCGATGAGCGTTTCTATACAGATACCGATAAATGGGAAAATGAAGTAAAATCCCTTATCGGACCTACAGATATTTACATTTATCCAAATGGAAACGACATTGCAGACTGGCACCCTTATACAGAGGAAAATTACCGTTACCAGTACCTTGCTTCCAAGGGCTTCCGCTATTTCTGCAATGTGGATGCCAGCAAGCCGGCCTGGATCCAGATGGGACATGATTACCTGCGTATGGCAAGAAGAAACTTAGACGGATACCGCCTGTATGAAGATATGATCCAGGAAGATCCTGCAAAGAAGCGCTTAAGTGACTTATTTGACTCTTCCCAGATCTTTGACACATCCCGTCCTACTCCGGTCACCTGGAATTACGGACAGACGCAGAATGAAACACCTGCTAACGAAACAACTGCAGCACAGCAGTAA
- a CDS encoding HIT family protein, whose amino-acid sequence MGEMVKDPNCAYCVEGELLAKFGYPCCEMKTGKLYVFKEQSKRGRVILAHKKHVSELIELTDEERNDYFADVAKVARAIHKVFNPDKVNYGAYGDTGHHLHFHIVPKYKGGEEWGSTFEMNSGRTILTDAEYEEMAEAIRQALKEV is encoded by the coding sequence ATGGGAGAAATGGTTAAAGATCCAAATTGCGCATATTGTGTAGAGGGAGAACTGTTAGCTAAGTTTGGTTATCCATGCTGCGAGATGAAAACAGGCAAGCTGTATGTGTTCAAGGAGCAGAGCAAAAGAGGAAGAGTGATCTTAGCTCATAAAAAACATGTCAGCGAATTGATCGAACTGACTGATGAAGAGAGAAATGATTATTTTGCAGATGTTGCAAAGGTTGCAAGAGCTATTCACAAAGTATTCAATCCGGATAAGGTAAACTATGGCGCATACGGTGATACCGGACATCATTTACATTTCCACATCGTTCCTAAATACAAAGGCGGCGAAGAATGGGGCAGCACATTTGAGATGAACAGCGGTAGGACTATTCTTACAGATGCAGAGTATGAAGAGATGGCAGAGGCTATCCGCCAGGCATTAAAGGAAGTTTAA
- a CDS encoding D-alanyl-D-alanine carboxypeptidase: MAKNWKKRKLCRWMGLCLTVCILVISSLYTVCGAEPIIPVSVPVNTNIQAVCVHAPSAILMEASTGKILFEKEADEKRSPASVTKIMTLLLIFDALKDGKIKMTDQVTTSAYAKSMGGSQVFLEEGEVQTVETLIKCIVIASGNDASVAMAEYISGTEEAFVDAMNKRAEGLGMMNTHFTDCCGLTEDPDHLTTARDIAIMSRELINCYPEIHNYSTIWMENITHVTRQGTKEFGLANTNKLLKMAVDFQVTGLKTGSTSRAKYCLSATAQKDGVRLIAVIMAAPDYKARFSDARNLLSFGYATCRLYEDKEKLPLPQMSVAGGVKDLVPLQAEGTFSWLSTEGEDLGKIEKKLELAEKLEAPVAPGTRAGVIAYYFNGEKLGELPVTAAEAVERAGYRDHLQKVFKSWISIRRTAA; the protein is encoded by the coding sequence ATGGCAAAGAATTGGAAAAAGAGAAAACTTTGCAGGTGGATGGGGCTATGCCTGACAGTATGTATTCTGGTAATAAGCAGCCTGTATACAGTCTGTGGTGCAGAACCTATAATACCGGTATCAGTGCCTGTAAACACAAATATCCAGGCGGTTTGTGTTCATGCACCGTCCGCTATTTTAATGGAAGCATCTACAGGTAAGATATTATTTGAAAAAGAGGCAGATGAAAAACGCAGTCCGGCCAGTGTGACTAAGATAATGACCCTTCTTCTGATCTTTGATGCCCTAAAAGATGGAAAGATAAAAATGACAGATCAGGTGACTACAAGTGCCTATGCAAAATCCATGGGCGGTTCCCAGGTGTTTTTGGAAGAAGGAGAAGTACAGACAGTAGAAACACTGATCAAATGTATTGTGATCGCCTCTGGAAATGATGCTTCGGTGGCTATGGCAGAGTATATTTCAGGGACAGAAGAGGCCTTTGTGGATGCTATGAATAAGAGGGCAGAAGGCCTGGGGATGATGAACACCCATTTTACAGACTGCTGCGGGCTGACAGAGGATCCGGATCATCTGACTACGGCAAGGGATATTGCCATTATGAGCCGGGAGCTGATCAACTGTTACCCGGAAATACATAATTATTCTACGATCTGGATGGAAAATATCACGCATGTGACCCGTCAGGGAACCAAGGAATTCGGTCTTGCAAATACCAATAAATTATTGAAAATGGCAGTAGATTTTCAGGTTACAGGCTTAAAAACCGGTTCTACTTCCAGGGCAAAATACTGTCTTTCTGCCACAGCGCAAAAAGACGGAGTCCGCCTTATCGCAGTGATCATGGCAGCACCGGACTACAAGGCACGTTTTTCTGACGCCAGAAATCTTTTAAGCTTCGGCTATGCCACCTGCAGGCTCTATGAGGATAAAGAAAAACTGCCTCTTCCACAAATGTCTGTTGCAGGAGGAGTAAAGGATCTGGTGCCACTGCAGGCAGAAGGAACATTTTCCTGGCTTAGCACAGAAGGAGAAGACCTGGGAAAGATCGAAAAAAAGCTGGAGCTGGCAGAAAAGCTGGAAGCCCCGGTAGCACCGGGAACCCGCGCCGGTGTGATCGCCTATTATTTTAACGGGGAAAAGCTGGGAGAGCTTCCTGTTACGGCTGCAGAAGCAGTAGAACGGGCGGGATATAGGGATCATTTGCAGAAGGTTTTTAAAAGCTGGATCAGTATTCGCCGGACAGCTGCATAA
- a CDS encoding potassium/proton antiporter — MNQILLLTGIVIVICILSGRLIDKMGVPSLLAFILLGMCFGVDGIFKISFDDYQFSELICSVSLIFIMFYGGFGTNIKEAKPVVSRAVLLSSAGVLLTAGITGIFIHLVLKLPLLESFLVASVIGSTDAASVFNILRSKNLNLKENTASLLEMESGSNDPVSYMLTVILTAVLTGQSVNIGSMLFFQVFFGIGCGVLFGKSTAVVLNQVDFDIAQGKTILVFAAAILAYTVPSMIGGNGYLSVYLCGIILGNSYLPHKRDMVLFFDVLTGVAQMMIFFLLGLLVTPSELPQVILPSLVIMIFLTFVGRPVSVAALLAGFRSSKGQIGLVSWAGLRGVASIVFAIYVVLRQVHLGYNLFNLVFCIVLLSISIQGTLLPWISAKFQMIDENADVRRTFNDYQEEESISFVKFHLYGQHPYVGKCLKEITLPPKLLVVLLIRGKEVLVPNGDTCLKAGDLMIAAAEEFEDRKNMTLREITVDKNHKWSGKALSRISMQAGTLIVMVRRGKETVIPTGNTVVYEGDVLVQAKF, encoded by the coding sequence ATGAACCAGATTTTACTGCTTACAGGAATTGTGATCGTGATCTGCATCCTGTCAGGCCGCCTGATCGACAAAATGGGAGTCCCATCCCTGCTTGCATTTATTCTTTTGGGAATGTGTTTTGGTGTAGATGGGATTTTTAAGATTTCTTTTGATGATTACCAGTTCAGCGAGCTGATCTGTTCTGTCAGCCTGATCTTTATTATGTTTTATGGTGGTTTTGGAACTAATATCAAAGAGGCAAAGCCAGTTGTATCAAGAGCGGTACTGCTTTCCAGTGCAGGAGTTCTTCTAACAGCCGGGATCACGGGAATTTTTATCCATCTGGTGTTAAAACTTCCTCTGCTTGAAAGTTTTCTGGTGGCATCAGTGATCGGCTCTACAGATGCGGCATCTGTATTTAACATCCTTCGTTCCAAAAACCTGAACCTGAAGGAAAATACAGCCTCCTTGCTGGAAATGGAGTCTGGTTCCAATGACCCGGTCTCTTATATGCTGACAGTGATCCTCACAGCAGTTCTTACGGGACAGTCTGTAAATATAGGATCCATGCTGTTTTTTCAGGTGTTTTTCGGTATTGGCTGCGGTGTGCTGTTTGGAAAATCCACAGCAGTTGTTTTAAACCAGGTGGATTTTGACATTGCCCAGGGAAAGACCATACTGGTATTTGCAGCAGCCATACTGGCCTATACGGTGCCTTCCATGATCGGTGGCAACGGATATTTAAGTGTGTATCTGTGCGGTATTATCCTGGGAAATTCCTATCTCCCCCATAAACGGGATATGGTGCTGTTTTTTGATGTACTCACAGGTGTGGCCCAGATGATGATCTTTTTCCTGCTGGGACTTCTGGTAACTCCCAGTGAGCTGCCTCAGGTGATACTTCCCTCTCTGGTGATCATGATCTTCCTTACTTTTGTAGGCCGTCCGGTGTCTGTGGCAGCGCTTTTAGCTGGTTTCAGATCCTCAAAAGGCCAGATTGGTCTGGTATCATGGGCCGGGCTGCGTGGCGTTGCCTCCATTGTATTTGCTATCTATGTAGTCCTGCGCCAGGTCCATCTTGGATATAATCTTTTTAATCTGGTATTTTGTATTGTATTGTTGTCTATTTCCATTCAGGGAACGCTGCTTCCATGGATATCGGCAAAATTTCAGATGATTGATGAAAATGCAGATGTGCGTCGTACTTTTAATGATTATCAGGAGGAAGAAAGTATCAGCTTCGTAAAATTTCATCTCTATGGGCAGCATCCTTATGTGGGAAAATGTCTAAAGGAGATCACATTGCCCCCTAAGCTTCTGGTGGTACTGCTGATCCGTGGAAAAGAAGTGCTGGTTCCCAATGGGGATACCTGTCTGAAAGCCGGTGATCTGATGATCGCGGCAGCAGAGGAGTTTGAGGACCGGAAAAATATGACTCTCAGAGAGATCACTGTGGATAAAAATCATAAATGGAGCGGAAAAGCTTTAAGCCGTATTTCCATGCAGGCTGGAACGCTGATCGTTATGGTAAGGAGAGGAAAAGAAACGGTGATACCTACGGGAAATACTGTGGTATATGAAGGGGATGTGCTGGTACAGGCAAAATTTTGA
- a CDS encoding IS4 family transposase produces the protein MESKSLTNELIDMFDSSPEMPSASAFVQQRSKIKPDAFKTIFESFTSKITTKKSDTLRILAVDGSDVQIATNPGDSTSYHPGSNGQKPYNLLHLNALYDLEHHIYTDAVIQGRLNWNEHSALQEMVDRSDISKALVVADRCYESYNNMAHIQEKGWYFLIRIKDGKNGIKQGLDLPDSDEFDEKINLQLTRKQTKETKELFKRKNYYKFVPSTTSFEYLPLKSKKNDPAVFYELNFRIVRFKVTDELYETVLTNLDKDVYPPEKLRELYASRWGIETSFRDLKYTVGMLDFHSKKVMCIHQEIYAHLIMYNFAEMITSHIVIEKKQRKYTYKANFSIAAHMCRLFYRGKATSPNLETIIARHIIPVRNDRHRKRNLTIKVFHGFLYRVA, from the coding sequence ATGGAAAGTAAAAGCTTAACAAATGAACTAATCGATATGTTTGATTCATCACCTGAAATGCCTTCAGCATCTGCCTTTGTACAGCAACGAAGTAAAATTAAACCAGATGCATTTAAAACTATTTTTGAAAGTTTCACCTCAAAAATCACTACTAAAAAATCTGATACGCTTCGTATCCTTGCAGTTGATGGCTCAGATGTTCAAATAGCTACGAATCCTGGCGATTCCACTTCCTATCATCCAGGAAGTAATGGACAAAAACCGTATAATCTCTTACATTTAAATGCTTTGTATGATTTAGAACATCATATTTATACAGATGCCGTTATTCAAGGTCGCTTGAATTGGAATGAACATTCCGCACTTCAGGAAATGGTTGATAGATCAGATATTTCAAAGGCACTTGTTGTTGCTGATAGATGTTATGAGTCATATAACAACATGGCACATATCCAAGAAAAAGGATGGTATTTTTTAATACGAATCAAGGATGGAAAAAATGGAATAAAGCAAGGCTTGGACTTACCTGATAGTGATGAATTTGACGAAAAAATAAACTTGCAATTAACACGAAAACAGACAAAAGAAACGAAAGAATTATTCAAAAGAAAAAATTACTATAAATTCGTACCAAGTACTACTTCCTTTGAGTATCTTCCTCTGAAATCAAAGAAAAATGATCCAGCAGTTTTTTACGAACTTAATTTCAGAATTGTTCGCTTCAAGGTGACAGATGAACTCTATGAAACAGTACTTACAAATTTAGATAAGGATGTATACCCACCTGAAAAACTAAGAGAATTGTATGCATCACGATGGGGGATTGAAACATCTTTTAGAGATTTAAAATATACTGTAGGAATGTTAGATTTTCATTCCAAAAAGGTGATGTGTATCCATCAAGAAATATACGCACATCTAATTATGTATAACTTTGCAGAAATGATTACCTCGCACATAGTCATTGAAAAGAAGCAAAGAAAATATACATATAAAGCCAATTTTTCGATTGCAGCTCACATGTGCAGATTATTCTATAGAGGAAAAGCCACATCACCCAATTTAGAAACCATTATAGCAAGACATATCATTCCTGTAAGGAATGATAGACATCGTAAAAGAAATCTTACGATCAAAGTCTTTCATGGTTTCCTATATAGAGTAGCATAA